In the genome of Penaeus vannamei isolate JL-2024 unplaced genomic scaffold, ASM4276789v1 unanchor323, whole genome shotgun sequence, the window TTTACAGTGAATGGCATATCTATCTGTCAGAATCCTCAGTTCCGCAGTCTAACCAAATCAACCTGTTTCACCGGAACACTAACGCCGTTAACCCACTATGAAAGTACAAATCCTTTTCGGTCCACGCGGGCGGCGACGGCGCGAACGGCCCCGCGGACGCGAGTGGAGCGGCAGCACCGCCTCGCCACGTCAGCGCAGCGGGTCAGCGGCGCGAGGCAGACTGACCTCTCGCCTCGGTCGGCCTCGCTTCCTGGTGCCAGGCCGGGTCGCCGCCTCGCTCGCCCTCTGCCAAGGCGCTCTTGCCGCTGGGTTACTGTATTCGTGTCTCCTCCCCTGCGTGTTTGGTGTTGCTGCCATCTTCACCGAATACTTTAACTAAATAAACCAAAGATGACTAAATAAACTTCAATTGGACAATCTAGCATATATTCTTCATGAAATAAAATATCGACTGTATCCCATTATTCCTTATCCTGCTGCGTTTTGTAAAAAAAGGCAAATGGGACTATTGTGTCCAACATAAGGCAATTAGATAACTCTACAATTACATAACCCTTTACAGCTAATCACAGTGCCACGTCGGGATGCGGAAACATcttgaatatattcatattcatttacatcCTAGACTTCCTGTTATCATCCTTAAACTTGGTTAATACTTAGAAACCATTGTGAAATCAGGTGATAATCGGCTTGAtgaacatgttttatatatatacaggatgtaAATTTTATACGTGTAAGCTTGTCCATTAGACTCCAAGACTTTCCAGATAACGTTCACCTTTCCTCAAATATCAGTCGAAGAAAACGAGCAGCCAGCCAGGCAGCGCACGAAAGCGCTACTCTACTTACCTGCCCGAAGCCAACCTTCGGCCTTCGGTGACATCTGACCGTGACCCCAGAGTCGTCGGGAAAAGCGGCCCTTAAGATGCATTGACATGAGGTCCTTCTCGTAATCAATATGCAAATCACGCTGATTCTGACCGACATCAGCATTGCCGGCCTTATGCTGTTCGCTCGCATTCCTAACGGAGGTGAGCTACGGGCCGCGACGGTGCCACGCGAGTCGTAATTGTGCAAGCATGCACGggtagacagacaggaagagatgcATAgctagagagatgaatagatagagagtaagagtgagagagtgagagtgtgagtgtgtgtgtgtgtgaaagagatagatagatagatagagcgagcgagagagagagcgagagagagagcgagagcgagagagagagcgagagagagagcgagagcgagagcgagagcgagagcgagagcgagagcgagagcgagagagagagagagagagagagcgagagcgagagcgagagagagagagagagagagagagagagagagagagagagagagagagcgagagcgagagcgagagagagagagagagagagagagagagagagagagagagagagatagatagatagatagatagagagagagagagagagagagagagagagagagcgatagagagagagagagagagagagagagagagagagagagagagagagagagagagagttctgttCTTCACACCAGAGGACCATGAATGGCTAAGGTTAGCAAACCCAAGGAAAATGGTAATGTGGCAATGCTCTTCACTTGAGCACGTCAGACCAATTTGGCCTTTACTTATACCACTTCTGTCATCGACATGTGAAAATGCTTAAAATATTACCCCATAGCAATTTCCTGTTGCCAGATGGCTATCCGGCGGAGCGTCTCATCTCAAGCCAAAGGTTTGCGCTGCTCACAGGCTTGACCGCCATGACCTTTGACCCCGTATCCTTGAGTGACTCGCCAGTTCCTCCGGGTCGTCGCAGGTCGTTGCATAGACCCTGGGACCCGGCGTGGCCACAACGTCCGCGGCTTTTCACGGATCCGTTACGTTACCTCCCGCCCGCGACGCGCCGTCGCTTATGAAGCAATGATGAACAGCGAAAACCGTGGGTGGAGACTTCCCTCCGCACGACAGCCTCAACTGGTGTGCCGTAAGCTTTTCTCCCACGAGATCTGTTGTCAAGATGGCTACTGCGCCTTCGGGGATCCTTACGGTATCAAGGGTCATATAACAACCTTGAAAACGTCAAAATCCAACGGTGTTTTGGGTTTTAGTTTTATAACATATATTGTGATATGTTGAAGAATCAGCTTCGATCACATTGGAATTATACTGTTTCGTTGTTTTTgaagtattcatttattttctatggATGGgctcatattgatatatattaaacgcaaacaatatttatgattgtttcatgtttttatgtttattttttcatatgataACTCGTATGTAAAAATGAAAGCattcaataaaaatcaaaatcaaacgaGCAAACTAGGATAATTAAAACAGAATCTGACATCAATAAAACTATGGTAACGTCAACGTTAAATGAATCAATGGatatgaaatgatgataacatagtaataataggGAAGAAAGAATGTCATCTCTACAAACCAAGAGCAGCAAAGGACCCATGAACATGAAACGAGGCCAGAAGGGCGAGTACTCACCGGGCGATGTTCCACGCTGAGGTGCGTCCTGGACGGCGACCCCTCGAACACCTCCCTGGCGCGGGTCGGGCTGTACTCATCCCTGGAGTTGCTCAGGCTACCGGGGTCGAACGCATCCTCTGCAGGGTCGTAGTCGTCACGACTGTGGCTCGCAGGCGGCTGATTGTAGCTCTCCCGTAGCTCATagccttccctcattctccccgaggaaaggagagggtcgtactcttcccttccccttcccgggGATTCATACTCCTCTCTCACCCTGGCTGCAGGCTCGAACTCTTCCCTTACCCTAGCTGGAGGATCGTACTCCTCTCGCACCCTAGCTGGAGGGTCGTACTCCTCTCGCACCCTAGCTGGAGGGTCGTACTCCTCTCGCACCCTAGCTGGAGGATCGTACTCCTCCCTTACTCTACTTGGAGACTcgtaatcctccctccctctagcggTAGGCTCATAATCCTCTCTAACTCTCGCGGGAGGGTCGTACTCCTCCCTTGGCCTTGTCGGAGGGTCGTACTCGTCCCTCATCCTCACCGGCGAATCGAAGTCTTCCCTCACTATGGGCGGTGGAGGGTCGTAATCCTCTCTTGTGTCTCTCACCCTAGCAGGAGGGTCGTACTCCTCCATTACCCTACCAGACGGGGACTCGTACTCGCCCCTGCCTCTCGACGGGGGAGGGTCGTACTCGTCCCTTCCCCTGGGCGGGGGGTCATAGTCCTCCCGCAGCCGTGCTTGAGGGGCGCTGTAGTCCTCCCTCACTCTCGTGGTGGGGAGGAGGTCGTACTCCTCACGCTTCCTCGCGGTGGGACTATCGTACGGCACGTACTGCttacgggcgtgggcgtgcgtatGGGTGGACCTCTGCTGGTGGGCGTGGTGGGAGGGGATATGGGTAGGTTTGGGCAAGGCTTTAACGCAAGCAGCACCGTTGATTTCGCCAGTATGACTGTGGCGCCGCTGAGGCTGTGGCGGGAGGAGATGAACTATTAATGTTTGCGTGGGAAGGACGGTGCtctcatgtacaaacacacatgtcaTCTATACGTCATTTTGTGTACAGGTTCATGTACAATATATAATTCAGTACATATGCTCAAGTATATTAGAGTTATGCATTTTAACTTAGCCAAAAATCTggggtgattatatatataatgtctgagcttgggggggggggggataaaataacggttatatttatcaattaaaaaaagaaagaaatgcaagcTATTTTTCTGTGGGTATGCGTAAAGAGGAATTATCAAAAGAGAGTCATTAATAAAATAGTTCTTGATAATTTGGTCTGCAGTATAAAggttgttattgatatattaGATATAGTCCTTCACAAAAGGGTGAAAGGAATACACGAAAATATCTTAGAAAATTGTTATACCTGAATATGATCAGCTAATTCTTCTCTGTTTGGTAAAAGTCTCTCAGAAAATCGTTTCTGAAGAATTTTCTGATGTTTTGGTCCAATACAaagtctttcttccctttctctgcgtAATTCGTACTCTTCATTATTTATTCTGAAGTTCATTTCGTCATCTGCCCAAGTTACCCCTTCAATCGTGCTTCCATTTTCTCTGATCAAAATGccacttcgttttctttctccaagAGACCTGCCGATGTCTCTCCTCGGGATCAGCGCGCCGTTACTCATTTCTACGCCAGAATCCTCGCTAGGAGTCTTGTTGATTCTCTGAGCGACGTCTGTCACCCGATGGTCACTCATCAGctcttcttcccctccgtctccACGGATGTCCATGTTGTTGTATATGTCGATATAGTCATCCAAATTGGAGATGGTGGAGATTTTTTCACCGTAAGCATCTGTCTGTGTGCGATATAAAAAGTCTGGATTGTAGCAGTTGCTTTATATTAATCTTCTACCAGTGGAAGCAGAAATATGTACATTGTCTAGGCTCATTCTCCACGGTATCATATTTTTAAAAGGTTGACTGCTACAAAAGTGCTCTCAAAATCGATAAAATGTAACAAAATAGTGCCACTCTCTAACACACAAGCTTGCTACACTTCTTTGCTTAGAGACAGAGCTATCAAGAAGAAGAGTGAGGTCATTTCTTGGGCTCGCACGCTGGCTGTGCACCAAGCAAGCATCAAACGCAGGcacggcggaggtggaggtggagaggagggcgggCTACCTGGCCTCGCGCAGAGGCTCTCGTGCGGCACGCAAGGCAGGGCTGTCTGCTGTGTTGaatattctatgtgtgtgtgtgtgtgtgtgtgtgtgtgtgtgtgtgtgtgtgtgtgtgtgtgtgtgtgtgtgtgtgtgtgtgtgtatcatctagGGCTTTTATGGCTGTGGATGCGGGTTTCATTAGAGATCATAAGACCATAAGACCAGGGCGGCCTCCAGCGGGTGCGAGGGAAGCTTGAAGGAGACGAAGGGACAGTTTAGTGTGCTATGAAAATTCTTCAGAGAGATTCACAAATCATTGTTTAAGAAGTAAGTTAGGTTATACCAgttccacacacacgcgcgcgcgagcgcccccacacatacacacaaacacacaaacacacaaacacacacacacacacacacacacacacacacacacacacacacacacacacacacacacacacacacacacacacacacatatctgccctgtatatgtatatacatatacatacatacatacatatatatatatatatatatatatatatatatatatatatgtatgtatatatgtatatatgtatatacatatatatatatatatgtatgtatgtatatatgtatgtatatacatacatacatacatacatacatacatacatacatacatacatacacacacatatacacgcacacacacacgcacacacgcacacacacacacacacacacacacacacacacacacacatacacacacacacacacacacatatatatatatatatatatatatatatatatatatatatatacacatatatgtatatgtatgtatatatacatatatatatgtatatatatacatatatatacatatatatatataaatatatatatatatattatatatatatatataagatatataaatatgtctacatacagatatatatatatatatatatctatatatacatatgaatatatattatatatatatatatatatataaatatatatatatacatatatatatatatatgtgtgtgtgtgtgtgtgcgtgtgtgtgtgtgtgtgtgtgtgtgtgtgttttcttgtacttcccttcgttgttcctgttgcaatgtatttatgtacatacatacatatatgcatgcatatatatatatatatatatatatatatatatatatatatatatatatatatatatatatatatatatgtgtgtgtgtgtgtgtgtgtgtgtgtgtgtgtgtgtgtgtgtgtgtgtgtgtgtgtgtgtgtacatatatacatagacacataaaaagtgcgtttgtttgtgtgtgcacgtataagtatatgtgtgtgtgtatgtctgtgtatgactgtgtgtgtacatatatagtatatatatatatatatatatatatatatatatatatatgtatatatagttatatataggtatatctatatctatatctatctatctatatatatatatatgtatgtatgtatatatatgtatatatatatatatatatatatatatatatatatatatatatatatatatacatatttatatttatatatacacatatctataacctacacatatgtatagacatatacaggcatatacatatacatacatacatttgcatacacatacatacatatatgatgtgcTAACAcaggcactaacacacacagacacgcagacagacacagacacataattTGTACACctacgcacccacgcacacatacacacacgcacacagacacacacacacacatacacacacacacccacgcagagacacacacacccacgcagagacacacacacacacacacacacacacacacacacacacacacacacacacacacacacacacacacacacacacacacacacgcagacacatatatatatatatatatatatatatatatatatatatatatatatatgtatatataattatatataaataatatatatatatatgtatatatatgaaaatatatatatatatatatatatatatataaattatatatatatatatatatatatatatatatatatatatatatatatatatatatatatatatacgtcaatgtatgtaagtatatatatatatatatatatatatatatatatatatatatatatatatatacgtcaatgtatgtaagtatatatatatatatatatatatatatatatatatatatataaacgtaaatgtatgtaaatatatatatatatatatatatatatatatatatatatacgtaaatatatgtaaatatatgtacatatatatatatatatatatatatatatatatatatatatatatatatatatatgtatatatatacgtagatatatgtaaacatatgtacatatatatatatatatatatatatatatatatatatatatatatatatatatatatatatacatatacatacatacatatatatatatatatatatatatatatatatatatatatatatatatatatatatatacacacacacacacacacacacacacacacacacacacacacacacacacacacacacacacatatatatatatatatatatatatatatatatatatatatatatatatatatatatatatatatataatgtatgtatgcttacaggcatatgcatatatggatatacatacatacatgt includes:
- the LOC113813951 gene encoding uncharacterized protein → MDIRGDGGEEELMSDHRVTDVAQRINKTPSEDSGVEMSNGALIPRRDIGRSLGERKRSGILIRENGSTIEGVTWADDEMNFRINNEEYELRREREERLCIGPKHQKILQKRFSERLLPNREELADHIQPQRRHSHTGEINGAACVKALPKPTHIPSHHAHQQRSTHTHAHARKQYVPYDSPTARKREEYDLLPTTRVREDYSAPQARLREDYDPPPRGRDEYDPPPSRGRGEYESPSGRVMEEYDPPARVRDTREDYDPPPPIVREDFDSPVRMRDEYDPPTRPREEYDPPARVREDYEPTARGREDYESPSRVREEYDPPARVREEYDPPARVREEYDPPARVREEYDPPARVREEFEPAARVREEYESPGRGREEYDPLLSSGRMREGYELRESYNQPPASHSRDDYDPAEDAFDPGSLSNSRDEYSPTRAREVFEGSPSRTHLSVEHRPDPRRRSSHLDNRSRGRKAYGTPVEAVVRREVSTHGFRCSSLLHKRRRVAGGRSGISKGQIGLTCSSEEHCHITIFLGFANLSHSWSSGLTSVRNASEQHKAGNADVGQNQRDLHIDYEKDLMSMHLKGRFSRRLWGHGQMSPKAEGWLRA